From the Desulfosarcina sp. BuS5 genome, one window contains:
- the nusG gene encoding transcription termination/antitermination protein NusG, producing the protein MAFKWYIIHVYSGFETKVITALKERIASSSHPEKFDKVLLPTEEIVELVKGKRKTSSRKFYPGYILARMELDQETWHIVNNTPKISGFLGGRETPTPISDVEAENILNRMEVGKLQPKPKYYFESGDDVRVIDGPFNGFTGIVEEVNSEKGKIKVLVSIFGRATPVELDFVQVTK; encoded by the coding sequence ATGGCCTTTAAATGGTATATTATTCATGTTTATTCAGGGTTTGAAACTAAAGTTATTACAGCCTTGAAGGAGCGAATTGCCTCATCTTCTCACCCTGAAAAATTTGATAAAGTTCTTCTCCCTACTGAAGAGATTGTTGAACTTGTCAAAGGCAAAAGGAAGACTTCATCCAGAAAGTTTTATCCCGGATATATACTTGCTAGAATGGAGCTTGATCAGGAGACTTGGCATATTGTCAATAATACACCAAAAATCAGTGGATTTCTTGGTGGCAGAGAGACCCCTACACCTATTTCAGATGTGGAGGCTGAAAATATATTGAATAGGATGGAGGTCGGCAAACTTCAGCCTAAGCCTAAGTACTATTTTGAGTCGGGCGATGATGTGCGTGTAATTGACGGACCCTTTAATGGTTTTACAGGAATTGTTGAAGAAGTAAATTCTGAAAAGGGAAAGATAAAGGTTTTGGTTAGTATATTCGGCCGCGCGACACCAGTAGAGTTAGATTTTGTACAGGTTACAAAGTGA
- the secE gene encoding preprotein translocase subunit SecE → MGRLQKKKTSHVKTKKKKKGSTPGLSEATNNPAAILRKERNISINRSLTKKVPSEGKLAVKLNKGLQFLREVNVELKKVTWPTRKQTVGLSVVVIVLVLIISLFLGLIDIGLSSLIRLIL, encoded by the coding sequence ATGGGACGGTTGCAGAAAAAGAAAACATCACATGTAAAAACAAAAAAGAAAAAAAAGGGATCTACGCCTGGATTATCAGAGGCTACAAATAACCCTGCAGCAATTTTAAGAAAAGAGCGGAATATATCTATCAATAGATCTTTGACTAAAAAAGTTCCTTCGGAAGGTAAGCTTGCTGTAAAATTGAATAAAGGTTTGCAGTTTCTAAGGGAAGTCAATGTTGAACTTAAAAAGGTCACTTGGCCTACAAGAAAGCAAACAGTTGGATTGTCAGTGGTGGTTATAGTACTGGTTTTGATAATATCTTTATTTCTTGGGTTAATCGATATCGGTTTATCAAGTCTTATTCGTCTTATTCTTTAG
- the rpmG gene encoding 50S ribosomal protein L33: MRIITTLACTECKQRNYTTTKNKRTTPDKLQFNKYCKFCRKHTSHKEMK; encoded by the coding sequence GTGAGAATTATTACTACTCTTGCATGTACTGAGTGCAAACAGAGAAACTATACTACCACTAAGAATAAGCGCACTACACCTGATAAGCTGCAATTTAATAAATATTGCAAATTTTGCAGGAAACATACTAGTCATAAAGAGATGAAATAG
- the tuf gene encoding elongation factor Tu, giving the protein MAKEKYERTKPHVNVGTIGHIDHGKTTLTAAITKHNGLKGLADFVPFDQIDKAPEEKERGITIATAHVEYETSNRHYAHVDCPGHADYIKNMITGAAQMDGAILVVGADDGPMPQTREHILLARQVGVPSIVVFLNKCDMVDDEELVELVELELRELLDKYDFPGDDTPIIRGSALKALESDDPDGEEAKCIFELMDAIDTFIAEPKRDIDKPFLMPVEDVFSISGRGTVVTGRVERGIIKVGDDVEIIGIRDTLKTVCTGVEMFRKLLDQGQAGDNIGVLIRGTKREEVERGQVVAVPGSITPHTKFKAEVYILSKEEGGRHTPFFSGYRPQFYFRTTDVTGILTLPEGVEMVMPGDNVTITAELITPIAMEAELRFAIREGGRTVGAGVVSEVIE; this is encoded by the coding sequence ATGGCAAAGGAAAAGTATGAGAGGACCAAGCCGCACGTCAATGTTGGTACAATAGGGCATATAGATCATGGCAAGACGACATTGACTGCAGCAATAACAAAACATAATGGCCTAAAAGGTCTGGCTGATTTTGTTCCGTTTGATCAGATAGACAAGGCGCCTGAAGAGAAGGAGCGCGGGATAACGATAGCTACTGCACATGTTGAGTATGAGACGTCGAACCGTCATTATGCCCATGTTGATTGTCCTGGTCATGCTGATTATATAAAGAATATGATAACCGGAGCCGCTCAAATGGACGGGGCTATACTGGTGGTCGGGGCTGATGACGGTCCCATGCCTCAGACCCGGGAGCATATATTGTTAGCCCGTCAGGTGGGTGTCCCCAGCATAGTGGTATTTCTGAACAAGTGTGATATGGTTGATGATGAAGAGCTTGTAGAGTTGGTGGAGCTTGAGTTGCGGGAGTTACTGGACAAGTATGACTTTCCTGGAGATGATACTCCGATAATACGCGGCAGCGCATTAAAGGCTCTAGAGAGCGACGATCCTGACGGTGAAGAAGCTAAATGTATATTTGAGTTAATGGATGCTATAGACACATTTATAGCGGAGCCTAAGCGAGACATAGACAAGCCGTTTTTGATGCCCGTAGAGGACGTCTTCAGTATATCCGGTCGCGGTACGGTAGTAACCGGCAGGGTAGAGCGTGGAATAATCAAAGTAGGTGATGATGTAGAGATCATAGGTATACGGGACACTTTGAAGACAGTCTGCACTGGTGTGGAGATGTTCAGGAAGCTTCTTGATCAGGGTCAGGCCGGAGACAACATAGGTGTCTTGATAAGAGGCACAAAGCGTGAAGAAGTAGAGCGCGGTCAGGTAGTAGCTGTACCTGGATCTATTACGCCGCATACGAAGTTTAAAGCGGAAGTTTATATATTGAGCAAAGAGGAAGGTGGCAGGCACACGCCGTTTTTCAGCGGATATCGTCCGCAGTTTTATTTCAGGACAACGGATGTTACCGGGATATTGACATTACCCGAGGGAGTGGAGATGGTCATGCCTGGTGATAATGTGACGATAACGGCTGAGTTGATAACACCCATAGCGATGGAGGCGGAGTTAAGGTTTGCCATCAGAGAAGGCGGTCGTACCGTTGGCGCAGGTGTTGTAAGCGAAGTGATCGAATAG
- a CDS encoding IS1380 family transposase encodes MKKARSSQRINKIDTTTDTITGRGGLVLFSRYLEMTGILDILNTKFGFMRKSSKGLSVWILFKQIFCFFFDGTSRHLTYFDQLKNDKGYAGAIETTTSQMASSHMIKRFFQTFGWWFANHFRWVLRTMFIWRLNIIKPDEIVLYIDSMVMDNDDAKKRQGVQPTYKKKKGFHPLQIIWNGKIVDAIFRGGSKNGNFGDTVVNMIIGLVNLIRSDYSKTVTIILRCDSGFFDKKNFAAFDELNIGFIASGKMYAGVKQQASNAANSDWDSYNIKEQTWSFLEFGFRCDKWKRFYRTFYTRCLYEGKQILLDFARPDNVILTNIGINDKVLKNCTEERRQYWLIPEAIINSYHQCGADELAHRGFKDFDFEQLPFKKFGPNSAFYYCMLISFFLFETFKEDVTAEVIPIRSYATSVRRKIVDIGAKIVKKSHMITLKLSQSVMQAIKFDKLWANCQNPSPILI; translated from the coding sequence ATGAAAAAAGCCCGCAGTTCACAAAGAATAAACAAAATTGATACGACGACTGACACTATTACTGGCAGGGGAGGCTTGGTATTGTTTAGCCGCTATCTTGAGATGACTGGTATTTTGGACATTCTGAATACGAAATTTGGATTTATGCGTAAAAGCTCTAAAGGACTCTCCGTTTGGATTTTGTTCAAGCAAATTTTTTGTTTCTTTTTTGATGGAACATCTCGCCATTTGACATACTTTGATCAATTAAAAAATGACAAAGGTTATGCAGGTGCAATAGAAACAACAACTTCACAGATGGCATCATCTCACATGATTAAGCGATTTTTTCAAACTTTTGGTTGGTGGTTTGCCAATCACTTCCGCTGGGTGCTTCGTACGATGTTTATTTGGCGCTTAAACATCATAAAGCCCGATGAAATAGTACTATATATTGATTCGATGGTGATGGACAATGATGACGCCAAAAAACGACAAGGTGTTCAGCCCACCTACAAAAAAAAGAAAGGGTTTCATCCCCTACAGATCATCTGGAACGGCAAAATTGTTGATGCCATCTTCAGGGGCGGAAGCAAAAATGGCAACTTTGGCGATACCGTTGTCAACATGATAATTGGCCTGGTGAATCTTATTCGTAGCGACTACAGTAAAACTGTAACGATAATCCTGCGTTGCGATAGTGGCTTTTTTGACAAAAAAAATTTTGCAGCCTTTGATGAACTCAATATTGGATTTATTGCCAGTGGGAAAATGTATGCTGGGGTCAAACAACAGGCCAGCAATGCGGCAAATTCCGATTGGGACTCATATAATATCAAAGAGCAGACGTGGTCATTTTTAGAGTTCGGTTTTCGGTGCGACAAATGGAAACGTTTTTATCGGACATTTTACACTCGCTGTCTTTATGAAGGTAAACAAATACTGCTTGATTTTGCCCGCCCGGACAATGTCATTCTTACCAATATCGGTATTAATGATAAAGTGCTGAAAAATTGCACCGAAGAGAGACGGCAGTACTGGCTCATCCCCGAGGCGATTATCAACAGCTATCATCAGTGTGGCGCAGATGAACTTGCTCATCGAGGATTCAAAGATTTTGATTTCGAGCAATTACCCTTTAAAAAATTTGGTCCAAATTCCGCATTTTACTACTGCATGCTGATTTCTTTTTTCCTGTTTGAAACCTTCAAAGAAGACGTGACAGCAGAAGTAATACCTATAAGAAGTTATGCCACATCTGTACGCCGCAAGATAGTCGATATAGGAGCTAAAATTGTAAAAAAAAGTCATATGATCACTTTAAAGCTATCTCAATCTGTTATGCAAGCCATTAAGTTTGATAAACTATGGGCCAATTGCCAGAATCCATCTCCCATCCTGATTTAA
- a CDS encoding potassium channel family protein has translation MKLQIGIIGLGKFGLKFGQYLISLGDEVLGVDNDLDKVKSAQNILTQVYQADAMNREALRQIRIHDLQHVLISVGDSIAASIMITMYLKELGVPRVWVKAIHKDHEKLLHKIGADEVVIPEYMAAKQIASRIAMPGFIEYLTFDKTVAVKEFSVKQWVGKTLKELNLTSTFGIQVIAMRRHGDKNYHYIPKADDVFHEGDSFVAIGKIAELWKITP, from the coding sequence ATGAAATTACAAATCGGTATCATAGGTTTAGGTAAATTTGGTTTGAAGTTTGGCCAATACTTAATTTCTCTTGGAGATGAAGTCTTAGGTGTGGACAATGATCTGGATAAAGTGAAATCTGCCCAGAACATTCTCACACAGGTCTACCAAGCTGATGCCATGAACAGGGAGGCACTGAGACAAATTCGTATTCATGATTTGCAGCACGTCTTAATCAGCGTTGGTGATTCTATTGCTGCAAGCATAATGATTACTATGTACTTGAAGGAGTTGGGTGTACCGAGAGTCTGGGTGAAAGCAATTCATAAAGATCATGAAAAATTACTACACAAAATAGGGGCTGACGAAGTAGTTATTCCTGAGTATATGGCGGCAAAACAAATAGCAAGCCGTATAGCGATGCCGGGATTTATTGAATATCTAACATTTGACAAAACTGTGGCAGTGAAAGAGTTTTCAGTCAAACAATGGGTTGGAAAAACCCTTAAAGAACTAAACCTTACGAGCACTTTTGGTATTCAAGTCATAGCAATGCGTAGGCACGGAGACAAAAATTATCATTACATACCGAAAGCAGATGATGTGTTTCATGAAGGAGATAGTTTCGTCGCTATTGGTAAAATAGCAGAACTATGGAAAATAACCCCGTAA
- a CDS encoding TrkH family potassium uptake protein: MNKNINKLFAPISLPIIFFIAAIIAGTILLHGSFSNQSTEISWIDAFFTATSAICVTGLTVVDTGNIFTQTGQTILLFLIQLGGLGIMTFSSFAFYLVKKKVSLTDRITVGQNLLYDSKFHLGKFLVQLIAVTLSIEVIGALILIVLEPYNFSPFSALFHSISAFCNAGFSLYSDSLTRFKGDWPVNLTFMALIILGGVGFAVIVEGKSILWSLLKRKGRGIKSSWHFEIVIKTSFFLVGIGWLYLYFAEFISYKKYLPFHEAALTSLFQSVTCRTAGFNSLDISSMTNASLVFMIFLMFVGGAPGSCAGGIKVTTFRALSGFIWNQIKGREQVVIGNYAVDKESINKSLTLLFFSLVIIFGCVIALDFTEGGDIPHAQDRGYFLEILFEAVSAFGTVGLSAGLTANLSPIGKIIVIFLMFVGRLGPLVLLGSLQSFRTKLVYSRPEEKLSIG; encoded by the coding sequence ATGAATAAAAATATTAATAAACTCTTCGCCCCAATATCATTGCCCATTATTTTTTTTATAGCGGCAATAATCGCCGGAACTATTCTTCTGCATGGATCGTTTAGCAATCAATCAACTGAAATTTCATGGATTGACGCGTTTTTTACGGCGACATCAGCTATCTGCGTAACGGGGTTGACCGTTGTCGACACGGGCAACATATTTACTCAAACTGGCCAGACAATCCTTCTGTTTCTCATCCAGCTTGGCGGACTTGGCATAATGACGTTTTCCAGCTTTGCCTTTTACTTGGTGAAAAAAAAGGTATCCCTCACGGATCGTATTACAGTCGGACAAAATCTCCTTTATGACTCAAAATTTCATTTAGGGAAATTTCTTGTTCAACTAATAGCTGTAACTTTAAGCATTGAGGTTATTGGGGCGCTTATACTTATTGTCTTGGAACCGTACAATTTTTCACCATTTTCCGCCCTATTTCATTCAATTTCCGCTTTCTGCAATGCGGGCTTTTCGTTATACTCAGACAGCCTGACTCGCTTCAAAGGTGATTGGCCTGTCAACCTGACGTTTATGGCCCTTATTATTTTAGGGGGAGTCGGCTTTGCCGTAATCGTTGAGGGAAAATCCATTCTATGGTCACTTTTGAAAAGAAAGGGCCGTGGGATAAAAAGTAGTTGGCATTTTGAAATAGTTATTAAGACTTCTTTTTTTCTCGTTGGGATCGGCTGGCTGTATCTCTATTTCGCGGAATTTATAAGCTATAAAAAATATTTACCATTTCATGAAGCGGCACTAACGTCTCTCTTTCAGTCTGTAACATGCAGAACAGCTGGCTTTAATAGTCTGGATATATCCAGCATGACAAATGCCTCCCTCGTTTTCATGATTTTTTTAATGTTTGTTGGTGGAGCACCAGGTTCCTGTGCTGGGGGGATCAAGGTTACCACATTTCGTGCCCTTTCAGGATTTATTTGGAACCAGATCAAAGGAAGAGAACAGGTTGTTATTGGAAACTATGCTGTCGATAAAGAATCAATAAACAAATCATTAACACTTTTGTTTTTCTCGTTGGTAATCATTTTCGGATGTGTCATCGCCCTGGATTTCACCGAAGGCGGAGATATACCCCATGCACAGGATAGAGGGTACTTTCTTGAAATTTTATTTGAAGCAGTCTCGGCATTCGGTACAGTTGGGTTGAGCGCTGGACTGACAGCCAACCTGTCACCAATTGGCAAAATTATTGTCATTTTTTTGATGTTTGTAGGCCGCCTCGGTCCTCTTGTCCTTTTAGGATCGTTGCAATCATTTAGAACAAAACTTGTATACTCAAGGCCGGAAGAAAAACTATCTATCGGTTAA
- a CDS encoding IS4 family transposase, with translation MPYSFKPSLKKFYSPSFFKLSHPFIKTASEAPPLTSKGDRPLKMTFEDQLNALIFFHLEEHVSARHLIQMLKEDDFARENIAPENGISRSSFSEAINNRGLEQLKYVFEKLSIEASNVLPDQHADLGNLVAFDGSFIDAVLSMTWADYRKGANKAKVHLGFNLNQGIPAKIFLTAGKGAERPFVNQLLSPGQTGVGDRGYQKHALFDLLQAEGKSFVIRIKAGTTKTLIKEHEVNPDSIVFYDADVLLGTVENNNQTEKSVRLVGYRVNGVDYWVATDCRDLTAEQIAQIYKLRWNIEIFFAWWKRHLRVYHLIARSEYGLMVQILRGLITYLLLAIYCHKNHGEPVSIKRVRQLRIQIQNELRDSGSSTESFFFKEQKHCQLHAKT, from the coding sequence ATGCCGTACAGTTTCAAACCGTCTCTGAAAAAATTTTATTCACCATCATTTTTTAAATTATCTCATCCGTTTATAAAAACTGCTTCTGAGGCTCCACCTCTGACTTCCAAAGGAGATAGGCCATTAAAAATGACTTTCGAAGATCAACTCAATGCACTAATTTTTTTTCATCTTGAAGAACATGTATCAGCTCGCCATCTCATCCAAATGCTCAAAGAGGATGATTTCGCTCGTGAAAACATTGCTCCTGAAAATGGAATCAGCAGAAGCAGTTTTTCTGAAGCCATTAATAATAGAGGGCTCGAGCAATTAAAATATGTATTTGAAAAACTTAGTATTGAAGCTTCTAATGTACTGCCTGATCAGCATGCTGACCTCGGCAATCTTGTTGCATTTGATGGTTCATTCATTGATGCCGTACTCTCAATGACCTGGGCTGACTATCGAAAAGGGGCAAACAAAGCTAAGGTACATCTTGGCTTTAATTTAAATCAGGGCATTCCAGCTAAAATTTTTCTTACCGCCGGCAAAGGAGCTGAAAGACCGTTTGTCAATCAATTGCTATCTCCCGGGCAAACTGGTGTAGGTGATCGAGGTTACCAAAAACATGCCCTTTTTGATTTGCTGCAGGCTGAAGGCAAAAGCTTTGTAATTCGGATAAAGGCCGGTACAACCAAAACGCTTATCAAAGAACATGAGGTTAACCCTGACAGTATTGTTTTTTATGATGCCGATGTTCTGTTAGGTACTGTGGAAAACAATAATCAAACTGAAAAATCTGTCCGCCTTGTAGGTTATCGTGTAAATGGTGTTGATTACTGGGTAGCAACGGATTGTAGGGACTTGACCGCAGAGCAAATCGCTCAGATTTATAAACTCAGATGGAACATCGAAATTTTTTTTGCATGGTGGAAACGCCATCTTCGAGTGTACCACCTCATTGCAAGGAGTGAATACGGGCTAATGGTCCAAATCCTTAGAGGACTCATTACTTACCTGCTTCTTGCAATTTATTGCCATAAAAATCATGGCGAACCTGTTAGTATCAAAAGGGTTAGGCAGTTAAGGATACAAATTCAAAATGAGCTTCGTGATTCCGGTAGCTCTACAGAGTCATTTTTTTTCAAAGAACAAAAACATTGCCAGCTACACGCAAAAACCTAA
- a CDS encoding IS4 family transposase — MGIFNIPKKNFNPQSHARFLKPLQKIFPDTPQLKSRGHKPLKMTFEDQLHALIFFHLQEHESARDLIQHLKEDDFAKKCVAPDGGISRSSFSEIINSRGLEQLEYVFQALCSQAQNALPSNYSDLGELVSIDGSLIDAVLSMYWADYRKGAKKAKGHFGFDVNRKIPIKIHLTNGNGAERPFVRSILTKGQTGIMDRGYQSHKDFDLLQDEKKHFVCRIKAKTTRTIIKEQPVDPDSYIFYDAVVLLGTPGVNQTRKPVRLVGYKIAGVKYFVATDRYDLTAEQVATVYKLRWDIETFFKWWKKHLKVYHLIAHSRYGLMVQILAGLITYLLMAIYCHEQFNEPVSIKRIRQLRNTIQNELRTDEKNVWSNNLIIKEQMLYAKT; from the coding sequence ATGGGCATATTCAATATCCCAAAAAAGAATTTTAATCCCCAATCTCATGCTCGATTTCTCAAACCTTTGCAAAAGATTTTTCCTGACACGCCACAGCTTAAATCCCGAGGTCACAAGCCATTGAAAATGACTTTTGAAGATCAGCTTCACGCACTGATATTTTTCCATCTACAAGAACATGAATCAGCTCGTGATCTTATTCAACACCTTAAAGAGGACGATTTTGCCAAAAAATGTGTCGCTCCAGATGGAGGAATCAGTCGTAGCAGTTTTTCCGAAATTATCAATTCTCGAGGACTTGAACAGCTTGAGTATGTTTTTCAAGCTCTTTGCAGCCAGGCACAAAATGCTTTACCATCAAATTATTCAGATCTCGGTGAACTCGTTTCCATTGATGGATCTTTAATTGATGCAGTTCTGTCCATGTACTGGGCTGATTACAGAAAAGGCGCTAAAAAAGCAAAAGGCCATTTCGGCTTTGATGTCAATCGCAAGATTCCTATAAAAATTCATCTGACAAATGGAAATGGCGCTGAACGCCCCTTTGTCAGGTCTATCCTTACAAAAGGCCAAACAGGAATCATGGATCGGGGGTATCAATCACATAAGGATTTTGATCTTCTTCAGGATGAAAAAAAACATTTTGTTTGCCGCATCAAAGCGAAAACAACAAGAACTATTATCAAAGAGCAGCCTGTTGATCCCGACAGCTATATTTTTTATGATGCTGTGGTTCTTCTTGGCACTCCTGGGGTAAACCAGACCAGAAAGCCGGTTCGACTGGTTGGTTATAAAATTGCCGGTGTCAAATATTTTGTGGCAACTGATCGTTATGATCTTACAGCCGAGCAGGTTGCAACCGTTTATAAGCTTAGATGGGATATCGAAACTTTTTTCAAATGGTGGAAGAAACATTTAAAAGTGTACCACTTGATTGCTCACAGTAGATATGGCCTGATGGTTCAAATCCTTGCGGGGTTAATAACCTACCTGCTTATGGCCATATACTGCCATGAACAGTTTAATGAACCTGTATCAATAAAGAGGATTCGTCAGCTTAGAAATACCATCCAGAACGAATTACGTACTGACGAAAAAAACGTATGGTCTAATAATCTGATTATCAAAGAGCAAATGCTATATGCAAAAACTTAA
- the ipdC gene encoding indolepyruvate/phenylpyruvate decarboxylase, translating to MNIAEALLYALKDHGVEEIFGIPGDFVLSFFKVIEESKILPLYTMSHEPGVGFAADAAARYKCAPSAACVTYGAGALNMVNPVASAYAEKSPVVVISGGPGAGESHIGLLLHHQAKTLDSQFQIYKEVTCDQVKLDDPLRAPGDIARVLCNCRIHSRPVYIELPRDMVFEPCQAVSPMLPAPHDPEALEACVDEILERLDKAKSPVLMVGVEIRRYNLEEKVAVMARKLGLPVVTGFMGRGLLADVDAPLLGTYLGIAGKPEITRLVEDSDTLMLLGFILSDTNLGVSEKQINLRKSIQTFDGKVIIGYHIYPHIPLNSLVDALLERIKGRHDTESTPKPVYPCGLEADEQPVTPTDIAKAVNDLMGRAGRMPMATDVGDCMFTAFDIENTDLVAPGYYATMGFGVPAGLGLQAATGRRPLILVGDGAFRMTGWELGNCRRYGWDPVVLLFNNCSWEMLRTFQPESGFNDLDDWHFAHMAEGLGGDGIRVKTRRELYDALSRAAATLGRFQLIEIMIPRGVLSETMSRYAHGLKRMRAQVKKVT from the coding sequence ATGAATATCGCAGAAGCATTGCTGTATGCTTTGAAAGATCACGGCGTTGAAGAAATATTTGGTATTCCCGGGGATTTTGTCCTTTCTTTTTTTAAAGTTATCGAAGAATCAAAAATCCTTCCTCTATATACAATGAGCCATGAACCGGGAGTAGGATTTGCGGCCGATGCTGCCGCGCGGTATAAATGTGCTCCTTCAGCAGCATGTGTTACTTACGGGGCCGGAGCTTTGAATATGGTCAACCCGGTAGCATCCGCCTATGCGGAAAAATCGCCTGTGGTTGTAATTTCAGGAGGTCCGGGAGCGGGCGAAAGCCATATCGGCCTATTACTGCACCATCAGGCTAAAACTCTCGATTCCCAGTTCCAGATCTATAAAGAGGTGACATGTGATCAGGTCAAACTTGACGATCCCCTGCGTGCTCCCGGGGATATTGCCAGGGTGCTTTGCAATTGCCGGATCCATTCTCGTCCGGTATATATAGAGTTGCCGCGGGATATGGTTTTTGAGCCATGCCAGGCAGTCTCTCCAATGCTTCCCGCTCCTCATGATCCTGAAGCTTTGGAAGCTTGTGTGGATGAAATCCTGGAACGTTTGGATAAAGCAAAATCACCGGTATTAATGGTAGGGGTGGAAATCCGCCGTTACAACCTGGAAGAGAAGGTGGCCGTCATGGCCCGTAAACTCGGCCTGCCGGTTGTCACAGGTTTTATGGGGCGCGGTTTACTGGCCGACGTAGACGCTCCGCTGCTGGGCACATACCTCGGCATAGCGGGTAAGCCCGAAATCACCCGCCTGGTTGAAGATTCCGATACATTGATGTTGCTTGGTTTCATTCTCTCGGATACTAATCTGGGCGTATCCGAAAAACAGATAAATTTGCGTAAGAGTATCCAGACTTTTGATGGTAAAGTAATCATCGGGTATCATATCTACCCCCATATTCCTTTAAATTCTTTAGTCGATGCTTTGCTGGAACGAATCAAAGGTCGTCACGACACAGAGTCTACCCCAAAGCCGGTATATCCATGCGGCCTTGAGGCAGATGAGCAGCCTGTTACTCCCACCGATATTGCCAAGGCGGTGAATGACCTCATGGGCCGGGCAGGGCGCATGCCGATGGCTACAGATGTGGGGGATTGTATGTTTACTGCTTTTGATATAGAGAATACAGATCTGGTGGCTCCGGGCTATTACGCAACTATGGGTTTTGGCGTTCCGGCCGGGTTGGGCCTGCAGGCAGCCACCGGCAGACGACCTTTAATTCTGGTTGGAGACGGCGCTTTCCGCATGACCGGCTGGGAGCTTGGCAACTGCAGACGTTATGGATGGGATCCTGTTGTTTTGTTATTTAATAACTGCAGTTGGGAAATGTTGCGGACTTTCCAGCCCGAATCAGGATTTAATGATCTGGATGACTGGCACTTTGCTCATATGGCGGAGGGCCTCGGCGGTGACGGGATTCGTGTAAAAACACGCAGAGAATTATATGATGCGCTCTCACGGGCTGCCGCCACGCTGGGACGTTTTCAGTTAATAGAGATAATGATACCCAGAGGTGTACTATCTGAAACCATGTCCCGGTATGCCCATGGCCTTAAACGGATGCGGGCGCAAGTCAAGAAAGTGACATGA
- the moaA gene encoding GTP 3',8-cyclase MoaA — translation MLIDRYKRIINYLRVSITDYCNLKCIYCAPYGGGAKLPHKEILRYEEILRIIKTGIRLGISKVRITGGEPLARKGVYGFLSKLMGLDGLSDVSLTTNGVMLKKNINRIKDAGIKRINISIDTLHKEKFKEITGRDHFNLVREGINLALKKGFNPVKLNVVVLPGINDDELTAFARLTLDNPFHIRFIEYMPIGTDIIDVKKRLLYPEIKARLGGIGEMIPVENGINDGPVMRYKYKGAAGEIGFISPISNHFCSTCNRLRLTASGHLRPCLLSDRQVDLKTPLRSGASDQEIADIFLKTVFFKSFEHHLTADGAAGIAGQMQAIGG, via the coding sequence ATGTTGATTGATCGCTATAAACGGATAATTAATTACCTACGGGTCTCTATTACGGATTATTGCAACCTTAAATGCATATATTGTGCCCCCTACGGAGGCGGCGCAAAGTTGCCTCATAAGGAAATTTTAAGGTATGAAGAGATACTCCGGATTATAAAAACAGGTATCCGCCTTGGCATATCCAAAGTCCGAATTACCGGAGGAGAACCTCTTGCAAGAAAAGGGGTCTACGGGTTTTTATCTAAATTGATGGGCCTGGACGGCCTTTCCGACGTTTCTTTAACAACCAACGGTGTTATGCTGAAAAAGAACATAAACAGGATAAAAGATGCCGGTATCAAAAGAATTAATATCAGCATTGATACCTTGCACAAAGAAAAATTTAAAGAAATTACCGGTCGCGATCACTTTAACCTGGTCCGGGAAGGGATTAACCTGGCGCTGAAAAAGGGATTCAATCCGGTCAAATTAAACGTGGTGGTCCTTCCCGGAATTAATGATGATGAATTAACGGCTTTTGCAAGGTTAACCCTTGATAATCCTTTTCATATCCGTTTTATAGAATACATGCCCATCGGAACAGATATAATTGATGTGAAAAAACGACTCCTTTATCCTGAAATAAAAGCCCGTCTTGGTGGGATAGGAGAAATGATTCCTGTTGAAAACGGAATTAATGACGGTCCCGTGATGCGTTATAAGTATAAAGGTGCTGCAGGAGAAATTGGTTTTATAAGCCCCATCAGCAATCATTTCTGCAGCACTTGTAACAGGCTGAGATTAACCGCCAGCGGACATTTAAGACCGTGCCTGTTATCGGATCGCCAGGTGGATCTTAAAACTCCTTTGCGATCAGGGGCATCGGATCAGGAGATCGCAGATATTTTTTTAAAAACGGTTTTTTTTAAATCATTTGAACATCATCTGACTGCTGACGGCGCTGCGGGGATTGCCGGACAAATGCAGGCAATCGGCGGGTAG